TTCATATTAGTTAAGCTTACTAAGAAAGTGAAACGCTTCGTACAACGAGGATTTGTGTTCTCATGACTCGAGCCCTGAATCTTTAATTAATGATAGATGGATCTCAATGCTCAACTATCCCACTAGATATATCTGCCATCATTTACttatcaatttttattttttttaaagaagaagatgaagagatgTGTTTCAAATCCTTGGAGGGATGCTTCTTTGTCCTTTACTActatttttctattattttggaCGTTGAATTTAATCAACCTTTTGATATCTTTCTAAAGAAGGAAATGTGAAGTTTCGAGTTTGACTTATTCCTTAACATTTATCAAATTAGTCTCGGTTTATCTTTCATTCTCACGTACTCCGTTTCCAGTTATAACTCTTGATCCTGATTACGAGTGTAATAATATTATATAATCATTCTAATTAAGTGTATTCTACACATAGAAAAAAGTTATTTCAAAGTATTGAACCTCCAAGATAATATTGTCAACACACACATATATTAGCCCAAGATTTGCCATAAATCGTTATTATTGGTACTTTGCTGCTAGTACTATTATTTTATAGGTTACAAAGCTACTTAGCCATTCATGAAGTGATTATGACTCAATCATCAACTAATAATATATATAAGTAATGACAATATTTTATGTACAAAATCTTCCTAATCCTAAAAGAAGGGCAGCATTTCTGTATGATGTCTCCACTTCAAAATCTCTTTCTAGTTTAATATAATTAAGTTACTACAAATATTTTCCAACGCAACTTCTTCATTCGATCATCTCTTAATTAGTTGTGAATTGGAGGTTTTCTCTTTGCCGGAGAATAATCCATTCCGGCCAAGTCTAGTACGTCCGGGTAGTGCTCGGAAGACGTTTTCCGGTGGCCGGTTTCCGGTGACGAATTGACTGAGAAATTTTCTTCTTTTCCACCTATTACCCTTTCACTACTTGATTGGCCTTTCAATACTGTGTGATCACCTTTATTGCCTTCATTATTCTTGATATTCTGTACATACATGTAAAAATGTAAGATATAGGAAAACCATAATCTACTTTTTATttatattccttttttttttgtattgtttttatttttttcatgcaAATTAACCAACCTTTGTTGAAGTTGTGGTAGGACTAGAAGTAGAGGTTGTTTTTGTCATAAGTTTCCTATTTCTTCCTGCAAACATTTCAAGAACCACTTGAATAAACAAACAAAACGAGACAATATATAAAGTTGCAAACCATTAATTAATAAGCTAAATAATCCATAAACAAGTTAAAATGTCTATTCTGTGAAAAATACACATGGGCATGGATTTAGATCTTTTTGAAATCCCACTGCTCAAGCCAAAATGGgagaaaaaaatccaaaatattctAAAATTTTCAAGAACCTAGCTAGAAATGGGAAATGTGGCTAGTAATAGAAATTAAAGATACTAGACTAGTAATAGTAATTAAGTTAATGGTGTCTAGGCCTATGTCCTCTAGGTCCATAATAATCTTCATGAATACTTGGTAACCAATGGTGATTTTTTTTGGTTACTTTAGTAAGTCTTCTCTTCATTGTACCTGATGATGAACAATGGCCATCTTTGCAAAGAATGACTTCTCCAGTACCTCCTTCACTTCTTTCTTTCAAAACATTTTCCTGCTGAATAATTATGAAGCTTTTAGCAGACTTAGAAATACTGAGATAATGAGTAATTGAAAAGTCAAAAGGGCAGCTCGATGCACAAAGTATTTCACTTTCGCACAGGGTCCAGAGAAGAGTCGCAGTCCAAGAGATGTGATGAGGCAGCCTATTAGTATGAATGTAATTCTCACCTGTAATATGGGATTCTTGGATGATGAGAGATTCCCCTTCTTCAAGTGTCTACCTTGTGATTCATAGACTAAAGTGGATAATAGTaaaagaagaagtagaagaactTGCTTCATTTTCAAGAAAAGGGTTAAAATCCAAAGAAAGTTTAGACTTTGCTAATAGAGAATGAACAAAAAGGTTGACAGAAATAATCACAGAATTGGAATTCTTTAAAGGTAAGGAATAAAAGAAGCTGCAGAAAGTGAGTTACTTTTTTGTTTCTTTCAACAAGTCTAAGATATGAACTATAAAGCTGAATGGTAAGTGATACAAAATGGATGCTTGGTttagtgtatatatatacacaaacatATAAAGAAAAGGTCTAGCAACTGGTCTAGGGACCACAAATGTCTTTTGGGACATAGGATTTAATTAAATTGAGATATTGAATTTTATTATgttttgtttctttattgaaaTGTGGGCACTAAGAATGAATAAGGGGTCTTGATAAAGCTTAACATATGCTTTTGAAGTCATTGTTATAAGGGGACAAGATTGTcttcattttcttgaaaaatgaaTTAGAGGAATTCCAAGAGAAACAATATCCTAACTAGCAATTCAAGTTAAGACTCTTTGGAAATGGAAGAAAGTGCAAAAAGTGCTACTTTTTTAAGTATATATCCATCACTGCCCACATTTTCAAGGGTAGGTTGTCTATTGCTTGTTGGCTTGGTTGCCCAAGATCTAAGAAACTATTAGAACTCCATCCACATATCACATGAAGTAGTATATATCGTTACTATATATGCTTCCCATTTTTGGTAGGAGTAGTATATTTCCTCAGTTCTGGACTTCTGGTATTCCATTTGAGACTTTTTTCTGATCCACATATAGCACTCCATATAGCATGTTTAAGAATTCTTTTAACCAGCAATCAGTGGCGAACCCAAGAAATTTAATAAGAGCGTTCAAATTTTGAATAAGTTATGCAAGGATgttcaaaatttattttttaatcaataaagaaattgaaaaatgaattgaaaagaATATCAATATAAGGCTTATATGTAACCCGTACGGAACAAGCCTACGCTGACCTGCAATTGCTTTCTCATTGGCTCCATTAGGGTTCGTAGTCTCATCCTGAAaaggtttttttctttttccggaTATACTCTCAACTTTCACGGCTATCCTATTAACAGGTCAGTTAATATCAGTAGTGGAAGAAGAAGAGTAGTATCCTTTTTTCAGTTAGTCTTAGTAGTTTAATAATTTCTTGTGCGGCCAAGTTAATCAAAGTCAGAGCAAGGAAGGAATGTTTATTTACAGTTGTTGTAGTACGACTTTTCATTTCCTGTTCGGTCTTTCAATAAGTAGTCAGTTGCGGGCGTAGTCAGACTTAACATTGATTGAAGCAGACTTTCTTCCCTGCTCGATGGGTGGGTCTTGCAGTCAAGCTCCCTTATGCCTTTGCACTCGAGGGCCAATCTCCGTCCGGTCTGAGGAAACTTTTGCACGTCTCCATTACATAAAACATAATATATTGTAcctatatataatataattttccGGCGAATGGTATTCAGTTGGCCACCCTTGGTGATACATAGATTCGCCCATGTCGGCAGCGTACGCAGGCTTTTACATAAATAATATCATAATTTGAAGAAATTGGCAAATGAATAAATCACTATAAGTAATATATTGACTCTGTATATAATATGAATTTTCGGCGAAGGGTGTTCAGTTGACCATCCTTGGCCATACATAGCTTCGCCTTTGCCAACGTCGTACGCATGATTTTACATAAATAATATCATAAATTGAAGAAATTGGCAAACGAATAAATCACTACAAGACAAGCTGTATTATTTTTTATATGTATCcccattatttttatttttcttataaaTATATGGTGAAATTTTTTACCATGTGGTGTCATTGTGTCCTGTGACACTGCAGGGTATAAGGTGCATATACCCCCAGCTTTTAACTtaacatatttttattttatcctaAATGATATGACACGTTTAAAATCACAAGATATAAAGATGTTTTTGTTGGGTCTtatttgttattaataacaaaagaggtgtgaatggaaatggtgggaaaagaaatggagggaagtgaaattttgaattagttcactttactaatgcactttgtccctcattggtagaagaaaagaaaatctttgtgtatatatagagAAACTCATTTTTTAGCTCTTAAAAAGTTAAGAAGAAGACAAGCCTCGCGACGTCGTCATCGCTCGGCTTTGGCTTCGATCAAAggttgattgattaatttttttggacaaaattctttttaaatatttaattaattaacgaAAATTGGCAAACGAATAAATCACTATAATTTTACAGCAATACAGATTTCGATAACAGTTTTAATATGTTGTACGTTATTAGCTATACCTATtcaataaaatcctaacacaataCAGAGTTTTCCGTTTCGCCAAAGTTATTTAGTTCCGACGAACTTGTaactaatagcccgtttggccaagctgcaaaaatcatcttaatttgagaagtgctttttttcaaaagtatttttctcaaaatacTTTTGGtaagaagcagtttgtgtttggctaattagtttgaaaagtacTTCTGAGTAGCAATTAATGTTTGGTCAatctttaaaaaactgcttctaagtgtatttttctcaaaagtgcttctcaaaaaaagtgtttttggagagaaactacttttttctgcttctccaaaactgcttctgcttctccttaaAGACATTTTtcttccttccaaaagcttggccaaatacctcaatttttggccaaaaatacttttggaaaaaagaaaaaaaaaaacttttgaccaaaaaaaagtttggccaaacaggctataactCTAGCTAGCTAGCTCCGTCTCTAATCACTAGTGAAGGTCAGACAAAGTTTGAGCCTAGCAACATGGCTTAATTCTCCGCAAATCCGCAATAATGCAATTAAACAACTTCTAATTATAGAATTATTTTGGATCACAAAAAGTTTACCAAAAAAAAGAGGAGGACCTGCCCAGAAATAAATTAAAGGAGCTAGCTACCTTCTGTCACATTATATTCATTAATGACAGCACTGTTTTGAGTCAATCTTTCAATTGTCTAAATGATGTGCCAAGACTAAGAAGAACCATTGATTGATCATCTCTACTTAGACAGAAAATTAGATAACTCGAATCAGTAGAAAAAAAGCATTCTTGTCTTTGGCTTCAGTACCCATGACTAATCAGATCATGTAGTTTCATCATTTTGTGAATTCTTCAATGAAAGGAACATATCAAGTCGACATCCTAAAAAATTGATAGGAATTGGACAAGACACGACCAAGAAGAGATATGTACTCCGTTTTCGCGTTGAACTCACAAATGCTTGTATTTTTTTAGTCACATAAAGATCATTAGAAATTATCTTATGGTTAATTTACTATGCTTCGTGCGAGTTTGCCAACCGGAATTAGAGAtagcaaaatagttaaaataaaaCAGCTATGCACTCATATTATTcattaaaaatgggttggataatgaacttttttaaaaacgggtcaaatatggataagaaccttattatccacttagaaaatagaTAATCAATAGATAACTAATGATcttaacttttacatttataaagcttcaaattgggggttcctcaagtttgagaaactaggaattctcccaaaagtgatcatattcaagaactcatagataatatggatatccattaTCCGCCGGGTAACCCATTTTTTATCTGTAGTAAATATGGATCGGGTTGAAAAATTTATCCGATTTTTGTATTACCCGTTTTCGACCCGCTCATATCCAACCCAACCCGTTCTTTTGTCACCCCTAACCGGAACCCTCGTTTTCACTACTACTTCGACTTTGACCCCCGCAAGTGGCCATGTAAATGTTGATGTCACCGTAATTCTCACTATCACTTATAATAAAAGTATCTATATAGATTTGAGACTAAAGATTGAAAAATGTTCTTCTAGAAATATTTTTGTTATTGCTTCGACTCATATTTCTCATTAAATGAATCTCGCTTTGATAACTCCGAATAAGTAAAACACATATATTAAGATATGAAGGCTTCTTATTCCACAAAAGGGATTTCACTTGGGGGGAAAAAGTTCCATACAAACTGATTTGGGTCCAAAACCATGAACCGTTATAATTATGGTTGTTGTTCACAGGGCTTCGGTTGCTAGCTCCCCTGTCATCTGATCACCATCTTGCATCTTCCTCCATATATGGCTTTACTATTTTGTGGAGACCTGTGTTTTTTTGCAAACATTCACTAAGCCTGATCAGTGCAACCCCTTAATGAGGAGGCAACCCTTACGAGGTTATTTTGCCGAATTCCTTAGAGAGAGTTATCTTGCGCCCCTTCATCAAATGGTAATATTTAATCTTCCCTTGAATGAATTTGCACATATTGATGATACTATTACCATCGATCACTAATAGAAAACTACCTAAAATCGTTCAGGAATATTGATCGAAATCGGCCGGAAATTTGAAAAAACCGATCGATTTTTGACTGACTTTAGTTCGTCAAAATTAGACTGGTCGGTAATAAATAGCGACTGAAATTGGTCGCAATTTTCCGATCGATTTCGGTTGGTCAATAAAATTTCACCAgtgaccaaaaaagaaaaaaattgccGAAAAAACTAATCAAAGTCAACGTTGTCGAGCCTAGAGCCCGGGAAGCTCTAAAGGTAAGTTCAAGTCGGATACGGTATTTTAATTATGCAATTAAAAAATACACCGTCTGGACATCGAGCCGGGGTCTGTATTGTGTGTGAcaggatactattctaccactagactATTGGTATATTTTGGTTTAAGactaacttttattttattagtaCTCTTTAGTTACATTTTCACGCGAAAATAGCTTTGATTTCGGTcgattttattaaaaatataaaattacctACCAAaattgatcggtttttaaaaatGACCAACTGAAATAACTGATAGATTTCGGTcgatttttttaatattattttaatttattttatataaaagatcgatcaaagttggtcggtttcttaaaaaataaatttcgcgGGATACCAAAATAGTTTCCCGCATTTTTGCGCAAAAAAAACAAACGAAGTTGATCGGTTtcgtaaaaaaattaaaaaaataaaatattttcaaataCTGACCGCCTTCGATCGGTTTTTCAATTGGGTTTTTGACCGACTGAAGTCGGTGGGTCTGTCGTGGTCGATTTTTGGCCGAATTTCTAGGGGGTATTATCATTTTTAGCCCACCGCCATAAACTATTTTTACATCTGGTAGTCGAAAAAGTATACAATTTGTATCTAACAtactaaatgtatatatatacaaaaaatatacaaattatatatatatttttggttaTTATTTTTACAGTGGATATACAGTATCATTTTCTCAATTTCTAGTAGTGGATACTTCTTTTCTGAATTTCGACCCTTTATCATAATTCCTAATTAACGAATGCTtcaataattatatttttttttaaaaggaaaatataCTATTAGGTGAAGCTAGTAATCTGAAAAAATCAATATGatcgtgtatatatgtaaaccaACTACACTAGTTAGTTTAGAGTCCTTAGAAATTAGACTAGAATAAGATTATTTTTATACGTTGAAGATGGAAATAATATTTACATGATAAAAAATCACTTAAATTAATTACAAGTAATATCAGACATGctttaaaacttaaaaatatacTACGTAAGTTTTATCTACTATAATTACTTAGTTCACAAAactataaaagaaacaaaaaaggcaAGAAGAGGAAGCAACTGGGCGGTTGGAAAAATTAATAAGAACACGTACTATAATATATTGCCACGTTATCAAGGGCGGAACAAGCGGAGTAAATGCAGACGCGGACGTTCTTGTCGTTTAGTAGTTGACACGGTAGACGAACCAGTCCACGTGGCTGTCAATGTCTAGGACCCACAACCGTGACGTGGAAGATATATAGCCACGTGGACACCGACGCCTCATGATCGCTGTTGGTGATTTTGGTAGCATAAAAACATCCGACCATCTATCTTGTCTATTGACTCTTTCATATTTTTCACCTTATTTTAatttatcttttccttttttattttcttcttaccGTTAAGGGTTATAACGGGATAGGTATTAGCATGTTaggccaagttttttttttggggtcaaaagcctttttttttttttttaccaaaagtatttttggccaaaaattaaggtgtttgaccaagcttttggaaagaaaaaaagtatttttgaggagaagcagaagtagaaaaaagtaacttctctccaaaagtaagcacttttgaaaaaaatacacttagaagcagttttcaaaagtttgtcaaacactaattactgctcaaaagtttttttaaaattaattagtcaaacacaaaatgtttctcaccaaaagcgttttttcaaaaagtacttttgagaaaagtatTTCTCataataagctgattttagaaccttggccaaacaagctaatAGTTCCTCAATTCTCAATCAATATTTTTGAGTTTACAACAACATATTCAATATATTTTTATAGATCCGATTTGGGAAGATAGTCCGTATACAGATCTTACTTCTAACTTGTGGagatagaaaaaatatttttgataaacactcggctaaagaaaaacatttgaaaacaaatttgaaaaagaaaatgataGGTGAAGAATCCTAGTTGAGAATAATgaaaacaaaaatagttataACAGTAAAATAATGAAGCAATAACATAATCGAAATAAAAAAACAACATATCGTAATGCAAAGCGAAGGATAAGATAATGCGAGaatgataataacaataataCTGATATGAAAAATAAGGAACGAATATAATGTCCCAAATTAATTCAACTAGCTACTAACTTTCTATTCTAATCTCTGTATTGGTTAAAATCTGACCGTTGTGGTCGACCTAATTGGGACCACGTCCAAACAATGGGATAAGGAAAGACGACATCATTTACGCCAAACTACGCATTCACCGAACGACGAAAATGGATGCGGAGTGAGGGGGCTATGGCCCAAATACATGGCAATGACTCCATGACTATATGTAGGGATGAAACTTTCCTAGAAAGTGGggcttttttctctctctttttccccTGTAATCTCCTTAGTAAGCAGAAAGTAAATCAATTTCAAATCTTCCATTGAATATGTACAACAGTCATTTTCACCGATTGGGGAAAGAAGAGATGAAAGACTTCAGTAATTTATCATTTCTACTTCATTTTATATATCATTTTCCGGTTTGTCTGTAGATCTGAAATTTActatgtttgactaagatttacctcttcaattttcttaattgatttaatcaaaaaggtttcaatatcttttggtcaaataatttggcgtcgtctgtagagatttcttagtgaaaacttCCTGATCTGCTCCAGATCGAAAACCGGAAACATGGCCACCCGCCAAAAGAGAACGACAATGATACGCTTACAGCTATTtcgaagaaaatgaagaagacaGAAAAAGAGAGTTAAGCACTCCGCgaccaaatgagaggaaagaGAGCTGAATACAGTTACTGAATTCAGAAAATGTCACCCCCACAAACCATCAAAGCGCCAAACGAAACGAGCAACACCACAAATCCACATTCACTCTCCAACTCATTGAATCGGAATAAGGAAATATTATACTGGCCCACCATCTGCCGATTGCTCGAACAAGAACGCAGGCACCATATGGGCGAGCGAGTGAGGAAACAACCCTACCGAAAAAGGGGAAATTACTACAAAATAACCGCAATACCATCCACCGAACAAACACAGCCCTTAGGAAATGATACCCCTTGAATGGCCCTCACTCATCCTCGCCGAGAAGGTGTTCCAAGAGAGCCTTCCCAAGGACCTAAAAACCGTGAAGACGAGGGGAAAACCCCCGAAGGCAAAGTGTAATTCATCGTCCCGCCCGCCAATAACATTTCCAGACCGGAAAGTAAAAAGTCAGATAGGGAAACTCCAGTGTGCGCATAAAACGAGTTTGAGCAAAGCAACAACGTTCTCTGCTCCCCGACATCATGCTCCCGATGCAAATAAAATCAGGCGAACTGGGACTCCCCCAGAAGATATCCAACTCTCCGAAAATCGGGACTCACAACGAGCTTATATTTCGACGAAatttcgaaataacgcccttaaggtcaagggcctttgccaaaaataaaagttcgacctcgatcgaacatcgACGGGCttatatttcgacgaaagtttgaaataacgcccttaaggccaagggccttcaccaaaaggaaaagttcgacctcgatcgaacatcaCGGGCttatatttcgacgaaagttcgaaataacgcccttaagGCCAaatgccttcgccaaaaagaaaagttcgacctcgatcaaacatcGGTGGGCttatatttcgacgaaagttagaaataacacctttaaggcttagggccttcgccaaaaggaaaagttcgacctcgatcgaacatcgACTGGCttatatttcgatgaaagtttgaaataacgcccttaaggccaagggccttcaccaaaaagaaacgttcgacctcaatcgaacatcgACGGGCTTATATTTTGACAAAAGTTTGAATAACGCccttaaggccaatggccttcaccaaaaagaaaagttcgacctcgatcgaacattGACGAGCTTATATTtcaacgaaagttcgaaataacgcccttaaggccaagggccttcgccaaaacgaaaagttcgacctcgatcgaacatcgACGGCTTATAGTTtgacgaaagttcaaaataactccCTTAAtcccaaaggccttcgccaaaaagaaaagttcgatctcgatcgaacattgacgggttaatattttgatgaaagttcgaaataacgcccttaaggccaagggccttctccaaaaagaaaagtttgacctcgatcgaacatcgAAGGGCttatatttcgacgaaagttcgaaataacgcccttaaggccaagggccttcgccaaaacgaaaagttcgacctcgatcgaacatcgACGAGCTTATATtttgacgaaagttcgaaataactcccttaaTCCCAAAGGCCTTTGCCAataagaaaagttcgacctcgatcaaacattgacgggttaatatttcgatgaaagttctaAATAATGcccttaaggacaagggccttctccaaaaagaaaagtttgacctcgatcgaacatcgAAGGGCTTAACGCccttaaggtcaagggccttcgccaaaaagaaaagttcgacctcgatcaaacattGACGAGCTTAtgtttcgacgaaagttcgaaataacgcccttaaggccaagggccttcgccagaaGGAAATgtttgacctcaatcgaacatcgAGGGGCTtatatttcgacaaaagttctAAATAAcgcccttaaggccaagggccttcaccaaaaaaaaaggttcgacctcgatcgaacatcgACGAGCTTATATTTCGATGAAcattcgaaataacgcccttaaagccaagggccttcgccaaaaataaaaagttcaacctcgatcgaacatcgacgggctaatattttgacgaaagttcgaaataacgcccttaaagccaagggcctttgccaaaaaaaaatcgatctcgatcgaatgacaacaGGGTAATACTTTATCAGggaaaagaaagggaaagaaagacTGGGACTCGCGATGAGATAATACTTCCATATGAACCTGAAAGTAATATCCCTACGGCTAAAGTCGTTATTAGAAAAATTGTTCGATACCATTCGGATTATGATGGGACATCATCTCGGCACAAGTTCGAAAATACCGTCTCGCCAGCCAAAGCCGTTGCCAAGGTCCCATTCAACCCGCGTGAAACTAAATTCCCAAAGAGTAGGGAACTCGTCATACGGGAATCTACTTTGCACCAAAGTTATGAAGAGCAAAACAGGGAAAAAATATAAAGGGCATATAACAATGAACCGAACCAACACTCtaaaaaagaacagaaaagaagGAAGAAACAACGACAACAAACAACGAataaaaataacagaaaacagataAATACAACATTCCTTCACTCGGTGTCATCGTCGCCACCATCACCACCATCTCCAGGAAGTTCTCCCTGATCATCTGTGCCCTCACCGGCCTCCGGCGTCGAAGAGTCATATCCACAGTTGATACGAGcctctcgtgccttcgcctgaGCTCCTTCATATGCGGCCTCGATAACACTGCCTGCCTCCCATAAGTTCTTATATATGTCCCGCTGGGCTTCAGCATGAACCCAAAGCTCATACACATGACGGGGAACAACGGCGGAGGAAGATTCGACTTAAGCCAATAGTTGCACCTTTTCGACCTCAAGGGCAGTGACCCGATCTCTTAAGGACGATGCCTCCCGGTCGATTTTACTAATGCGCTCCTCAAGCCCCGCTTCCTTTAGCATGGTCGTCGCCCTCTCCGACACCTGCTCTGATTGGAGGACGCGAATAGTGTTTTCTAGAGTCGTCGACCTCACTAACGCCGACGACCAGGCGGTCTCGATGTTCTCCAACCCGGCAACCTTTCTATCCAACTCGGCCAATTTTCCCATCCACTCCGTACTCATCGCCTCGACCTTGATTAGATTCTGATCCATCTCAGACTGCATCGACCTCAGCTTCCTCTGAATATATTCACACTCTGCAGCAACTCATTTGCCCAACTCAAGCTCTTCGTCCTTTGCACGAAGTTGCTCCTTGAGTACGCTCTTACTACGAATAGCCTGCATTAATTCCTGATCCTTCTTCTCCAACTCCTCACCAAGAGATCGATCACCAGGGTTCGCCTTCAGCCGCTCGTGCATCTCATGGCACTTGTTGCG
The Nicotiana sylvestris chromosome 11, ASM39365v2, whole genome shotgun sequence DNA segment above includes these coding regions:
- the LOC104224898 gene encoding uncharacterized protein isoform X2; this encodes MKQVLLLLLLLLSTLVYESQGRHLKKGNLSSSKNPILQENVLKERSEGGTGEVILCKDGHCSSSGRNRKLMTKTTSTSSPTTTSTKNIKNNEGNKGDHTVLKGQSSSERVIGGKEENFSVNSSPETGHRKTSSEHYPDVLDLAGMDYSPAKRKPPIHN
- the LOC104224898 gene encoding uncharacterized protein isoform X1, which codes for MKQVLLLLLLLLSTLVYESQGRHLKKGNLSSSKNPILQQENVLKERSEGGTGEVILCKDGHCSSSGRNRKLMTKTTSTSSPTTTSTKNIKNNEGNKGDHTVLKGQSSSERVIGGKEENFSVNSSPETGHRKTSSEHYPDVLDLAGMDYSPAKRKPPIHN